One genomic segment of Streptomyces liangshanensis includes these proteins:
- the trpM gene encoding tryptophan biosynthesis modulator TrpM, with product MTDAVAVVRVPPLPSPHAPLARGCRPRGCRAPARRVHGRRVRYVIGDEPGQVNGMRWRGGR from the coding sequence GTGACCGACGCCGTCGCCGTGGTGCGCGTACCGCCGCTGCCGTCGCCCCACGCGCCCCTGGCGCGCGGGTGCCGGCCGCGCGGCTGCCGCGCGCCCGCGCGGCGCGTGCACGGGCGGCGGGTGCGGTACGTGATCGGCGACGAGCCCGGCCAGGTCAACGGGATGCGATGGCGCGGCGGTCGCTGA
- the trpB gene encoding tryptophan synthase subunit beta: MSEFFIPDLEGPVPSAAGYFGDFGGKFIPEALVAAVDEVAVEYEKAKGDPAFAAELNELMVNYTGRPSALTEVPRFAEHAGGARVFLKREDLNHTGSHKINNVLGQALLTKRMGKTRVIAETGAGQHGVATATACALFGLECTIYMGEIDTQRQALNVARMRMLGADVVPVLSGSRTLKDAINEAFRDWVANVDRTHYLFGTVAGPHPFPAMVRDFHRVIGVEARRQILERTGRLPDAAVACVGGGSNAIGLFHAFIPDADVRLVGCEPAGHGIESGEHAATLSAGEPGILHGSRSYVLQDEEGQITEPYSISAGLDYPGIGPEHAYLKDSGRGEYRAVTDDAAMQALLLLSRTEGIIPAIESAHALAGALEVGQELGKDGLVVVNLSGRGDKDMDTAARYFGLYDGEGSK; this comes from the coding sequence ATGTCAGAATTCTTCATCCCCGATCTCGAGGGACCCGTCCCCAGCGCCGCAGGCTACTTCGGTGACTTCGGCGGCAAGTTCATCCCCGAGGCCCTCGTCGCCGCCGTCGACGAGGTCGCCGTCGAGTACGAGAAGGCCAAGGGCGACCCCGCCTTCGCCGCCGAGCTCAACGAGCTGATGGTGAACTACACCGGCCGGCCCAGCGCGCTGACCGAGGTGCCGCGGTTCGCCGAACACGCCGGGGGCGCCCGGGTGTTCCTCAAGCGCGAGGACCTCAACCACACGGGGTCCCACAAGATCAACAACGTGCTGGGGCAGGCCCTGCTCACCAAGCGCATGGGCAAGACCCGGGTCATCGCCGAGACCGGCGCCGGCCAGCACGGCGTCGCCACCGCCACCGCCTGCGCGCTCTTCGGCCTCGAATGCACCATCTACATGGGGGAGATCGACACCCAGCGCCAGGCGCTGAACGTCGCCCGCATGCGGATGCTCGGCGCCGACGTGGTGCCCGTGCTCTCCGGCAGCCGCACGCTCAAGGACGCCATCAACGAGGCGTTCCGCGACTGGGTCGCCAACGTGGACCGTACGCACTACCTCTTCGGCACGGTCGCCGGACCGCACCCCTTCCCCGCGATGGTCCGGGACTTCCACCGCGTCATCGGGGTGGAGGCCAGGCGCCAGATCCTGGAGCGGACCGGACGGCTGCCCGACGCCGCCGTCGCCTGCGTGGGCGGCGGGTCCAACGCGATCGGGCTCTTCCACGCGTTCATCCCCGACGCGGACGTACGGCTCGTGGGCTGCGAGCCCGCCGGCCACGGCATCGAGAGCGGCGAGCACGCGGCCACCCTCAGCGCCGGCGAGCCCGGCATCCTGCACGGCTCGCGGTCCTACGTCCTCCAGGACGAGGAGGGCCAGATCACCGAGCCCTACTCGATCTCCGCCGGACTCGACTACCCGGGCATCGGCCCCGAGCACGCCTACCTCAAGGACAGCGGCCGCGGCGAGTACCGCGCCGTCACGGACGACGCGGCCATGCAGGCCCTGCTCCTGCTGTCGCGCACCGAGGGGATCATCCCGGCCATCGAGAGCGCGCACGCGCTGGCCGGCGCCCTCGAAGTGGGACAGGAGCTGGGGAAGGACGGCCTGGTGGTCGTCAACCTCTCCGGGCGCGGCGACAAGGACATGGACACGGCCGCCCGCTACTTCGGGCTGTACGACGGGGAGGGCTCCAAGTGA
- the trpA gene encoding tryptophan synthase subunit alpha produces MSGNVALLDTTLAAAKAEDRAALIAYLPAGFPTVDGGIAAVKAVFEGGADIVEVGLPHSDPVLDGPVIQTADDIALKGGVKIADVMRTVREAYEATGKPVLVMTYWNPIDRYGVERFTAELAEAGGAGCILPDLPVQESALWREHAEKHGLATVFVVAPSSKDHRLAEITAVGSGFVYAASLMGVTGTRVSVGAQAQDLVVRTRATTDLPVCVGLGVSDAAQAAEVAGFADGVIVGSAFVKRMLDAPDAAAGLVAVRELAAELAAGVRKR; encoded by the coding sequence GTGAGCGGGAACGTGGCGCTGCTCGACACGACACTGGCGGCGGCCAAGGCCGAGGACCGCGCCGCCCTGATCGCCTACCTGCCCGCCGGGTTCCCGACGGTGGACGGCGGCATCGCGGCGGTCAAGGCCGTCTTCGAGGGGGGCGCGGACATCGTCGAGGTCGGGCTGCCGCACAGCGACCCGGTGCTCGACGGACCCGTCATCCAGACCGCCGACGACATCGCCCTCAAGGGCGGCGTCAAGATCGCGGACGTGATGCGCACGGTCCGTGAGGCGTACGAGGCGACCGGCAAGCCCGTGCTGGTGATGACGTACTGGAACCCGATCGACCGCTACGGCGTCGAGCGGTTCACCGCCGAGCTGGCCGAGGCGGGCGGCGCCGGGTGCATCCTGCCCGACCTGCCGGTCCAGGAGTCCGCGCTGTGGCGCGAGCACGCGGAGAAGCACGGCCTGGCCACGGTCTTCGTGGTCGCGCCCAGCAGCAAGGACCACCGGCTCGCCGAGATCACGGCGGTGGGCAGCGGCTTCGTCTACGCCGCCTCCCTGATGGGCGTGACCGGGACGCGCGTGTCGGTCGGCGCGCAGGCCCAGGACCTGGTCGTACGCACCCGCGCCACGACCGACCTGCCGGTCTGTGTCGGGCTCGGCGTGTCCGACGCGGCGCAGGCCGCCGAGGTCGCGGGCTTTGCCGACGGCGTGATCGTCGGCTCGGCGTTCGTGAAGCGGATGCTGGACGCCCCCGACGCGGCGGCGGGCCTGGTGGCGGTGCGTGAGCTGGCGGCCGAGCTGGCCGCCGGTGTGCGCAAGCGATGA
- a CDS encoding DsbA family protein, whose product MSEKNREARRSARERLQQERAAEKTREKRKRVLVVASTVVGVLGVVAVIGVVAAKAGKDGTSDAAGPVLAPSGVSGKDELAIPVGAPDAPSTLTVWEDFRCPACAQFENAFRSTIHELENKGQLKVEYHLATIIDGNMGGTGSLHAANAAACAQDVGKFAPYHDELYKNQPAETDDAFAKNSRLLELAGKVEGLESAPGFRQCVQGGDHNNWVNKSATAFRTGGFTGTPTVLLNGEAVFPKKGNENITPDNLKKWVKEANRGKKPGTAPPETTSVG is encoded by the coding sequence GTGAGCGAGAAGAACCGTGAGGCAAGGCGGAGCGCGAGAGAGCGGCTCCAGCAGGAACGTGCGGCGGAGAAGACCCGGGAGAAGCGCAAGCGGGTCCTGGTCGTCGCGTCGACCGTGGTCGGCGTGCTCGGGGTGGTCGCCGTGATCGGCGTGGTCGCCGCCAAGGCGGGCAAGGACGGCACGAGCGACGCCGCGGGCCCGGTGCTCGCGCCGTCCGGCGTCTCGGGCAAGGACGAGCTGGCGATCCCCGTGGGCGCGCCGGACGCGCCCTCCACGCTGACGGTGTGGGAGGACTTCCGCTGCCCGGCGTGCGCGCAGTTCGAGAACGCGTTCCGGAGCACCATCCACGAGCTGGAGAACAAGGGACAGCTCAAGGTCGAGTACCACCTCGCCACGATCATCGACGGCAACATGGGCGGCACGGGCTCGCTGCACGCGGCCAACGCGGCCGCCTGCGCCCAGGACGTCGGGAAGTTCGCCCCGTACCACGACGAGCTGTACAAGAACCAGCCCGCGGAGACGGACGACGCCTTCGCGAAGAACAGCCGGCTGCTGGAGCTGGCGGGCAAGGTCGAGGGCCTGGAGTCGGCCCCCGGCTTCCGCCAGTGCGTGCAGGGCGGGGACCACAACAACTGGGTGAACAAGTCGGCGACGGCGTTCCGCACGGGCGGCTTCACCGGGACGCCGACGGTGCTCCTGAACGGGGAGGCGGTGTTCCCGAAGAAGGGCAACGAGAACATCACACCCGACAATCTGAAGAAGTGGGTGAAGGAGGCGAACCGGGGCAAGAAGCCCGGTACGGCGCCGCCCGAGACGACCTCCGTGGGCTGA
- the lgt gene encoding prolipoprotein diacylglyceryl transferase: MELAYIPSPSTGVLHLGPLPLRGYAFCIIIGVFVAVWYGGKRWVARGGKAGTVADIAVWAVPFGLVGGRLYHVITDYQLYFSDGEDWVDAFKVWQGGLGIWGAIALGAVGAWIGCRRRGIPLPAWADALAPAIAFAQAIGRWGNWFNQELYGKRTDVPWALKISSGPNREAGLYHPTFLYESLWCVGVALLVIWADRRFKLGHGRAFALYVAAYCVGRFWIEYLRVDEAHHILGLRLNDWTAIVIFALAVTYIVISSRVRPGREEVVEPDRDDAAKPVASSSPEPDDAEVADADPDTADAKTTT, translated from the coding sequence ATGGAACTTGCCTACATTCCCAGCCCGTCGACCGGTGTGCTCCATCTTGGACCGCTCCCGCTGCGCGGCTACGCGTTCTGCATCATCATCGGTGTCTTCGTCGCCGTCTGGTACGGCGGCAAGCGCTGGGTCGCCCGGGGCGGCAAAGCCGGCACCGTGGCCGACATCGCCGTCTGGGCGGTGCCCTTCGGCCTGGTCGGCGGGCGGCTCTACCACGTCATCACCGACTACCAGCTGTACTTCAGCGACGGTGAGGACTGGGTCGACGCCTTCAAGGTCTGGCAGGGCGGCCTCGGCATCTGGGGCGCGATCGCGCTCGGCGCGGTGGGTGCCTGGATCGGCTGCCGGCGGCGGGGGATCCCGCTGCCCGCGTGGGCGGACGCGCTGGCGCCCGCGATCGCGTTCGCGCAGGCGATCGGTCGCTGGGGCAACTGGTTCAACCAGGAGCTGTACGGCAAGCGGACCGACGTGCCGTGGGCGCTGAAGATCTCCTCGGGGCCGAACCGCGAGGCGGGCCTGTACCACCCCACGTTCCTGTACGAGTCGCTGTGGTGCGTCGGGGTGGCCCTGCTGGTCATCTGGGCCGACCGCCGCTTCAAGCTCGGGCACGGGCGGGCGTTCGCGCTGTACGTCGCGGCGTACTGCGTGGGGCGCTTCTGGATCGAGTACCTGCGGGTCGACGAGGCGCACCACATCCTGGGCCTGCGCCTGAACGACTGGACGGCGATCGTCATCTTCGCGCTGGCGGTCACGTACATCGTGATCTCGTCGCGGGTGCGCCCCGGGCGCGAAGAGGTGGTGGAGCCGGACCGCGACGACGCGGCGAAGCCGGTGGCGTCCAGCTCCCCGGAGCCGGACGACGCGGAGGTCGCTGACGCGGACCCCGACACGGCGGACGCGAAGACGACGACCTGA
- a CDS encoding HpcH/HpaI aldolase/citrate lyase family protein has protein sequence MTIPLTWLYVPGDRPEVMAKALSRGADVVIVDLEDAVAPDRKEHARAATAEFLSVPHATPVHVRIDDGPDAAALSGLPGLSALRLPKVTHASDIHRIAARTPDTALYALLESAMGVEHAYAIATAHPAVRGIGLGEADLRADLGVRDDSGLDWSRGRVVVAARAAGLAPPAQSVFPDVQDLDGLAASCAHGRALGFLGRAAIHPRQLPVIERAYLPTSQEIEAAHEVVEAATTNGGAQSLPDGRFVDAAIVAAARRTLALASRE, from the coding sequence GTGACGATCCCCCTGACCTGGTTGTACGTCCCCGGGGACCGCCCCGAGGTGATGGCGAAGGCGCTGTCGCGGGGGGCGGACGTGGTGATCGTGGACCTGGAGGACGCGGTGGCCCCGGACCGCAAGGAGCACGCGCGGGCGGCCACCGCCGAGTTCCTGTCCGTGCCGCACGCGACGCCGGTCCATGTCCGGATCGACGACGGCCCGGACGCCGCCGCGCTGTCCGGGCTCCCCGGGCTGTCGGCCCTGCGCCTGCCGAAGGTCACGCACGCGTCCGACATCCACCGGATCGCGGCCAGGACGCCGGACACGGCGCTGTACGCGCTGCTGGAGTCGGCGATGGGCGTCGAGCACGCCTACGCGATCGCGACGGCGCATCCGGCGGTACGGGGGATCGGCCTCGGCGAGGCGGACCTGCGGGCGGATCTGGGGGTACGGGACGACTCGGGCCTCGACTGGTCGCGCGGCCGGGTCGTGGTGGCGGCCCGCGCGGCGGGGCTGGCGCCGCCCGCCCAGTCGGTGTTCCCCGACGTCCAGGACCTGGACGGGCTGGCGGCGTCCTGCGCGCACGGGCGGGCGCTGGGGTTCCTGGGGCGGGCGGCGATCCACCCCCGGCAGCTCCCGGTCATCGAGCGGGCCTACCTGCCGACGTCCCAGGAGATCGAGGCAGCCCACGAGGTCGTCGAGGCGGCGACGACCAACGGCGGCGCCCAGTCCCTCCCGGACGGCCGCTTCGTCGACGCGGCGATCGTGGCAGCGGCACGGCGGACACTGGCGCTGGCGTCACGGGAGTAG
- a CDS encoding CaiB/BaiF CoA transferase family protein, which yields MTTAAPPAPGPLTGLRVLDLATLFAGPLAATMLGDFGADVVKIEHPTRPDPSRGHGPAKDGVGLWWKLLGRNKRTVTLDLSKPGGRDLLLRMAADADVVIENFRPGTLEKWGLGWEELSAANPRLVLARVTGFGQFGPYSHRPGFGTLAEAMSGFAAITGEPDGPPTLPPFGLADSIAALATAYAVMTALTGRQATGRGQVVDLAIIEPILTVLGPQPLWYDQLGYVQPRTGNRSRNNAPRNTYRTSDGSWLAVSTSAQSIAERVMRLVGRPELAAEPWFATGGGRAEHADVLDDAVGGWIARHTRDEAMAAFEKAEAAIAPVYDVRDVMEDPQYRALDTVTEVPDPELGTVRMQNVLFRLSETPGAIRWTGRPHGADTDEVLAGLGLSAGEIAALRSEGAL from the coding sequence ATGACCACCGCGGCGCCCCCCGCCCCCGGCCCCCTCACCGGCCTGCGCGTCCTCGATCTCGCCACGCTCTTCGCGGGGCCCCTCGCGGCGACCATGCTCGGCGACTTCGGCGCGGACGTCGTCAAGATCGAGCACCCCACCCGCCCCGACCCCTCCCGCGGCCACGGGCCCGCCAAGGACGGGGTGGGCCTGTGGTGGAAGCTGCTCGGCCGCAACAAGCGCACGGTCACCCTCGACCTGTCGAAGCCCGGCGGCCGCGACCTGCTCCTGCGCATGGCCGCCGACGCGGACGTCGTCATCGAGAACTTCCGGCCCGGCACGCTGGAGAAGTGGGGCCTCGGCTGGGAGGAGCTCTCCGCGGCCAACCCCCGGCTGGTGCTGGCCCGCGTCACCGGGTTCGGCCAGTTCGGGCCGTACTCCCACCGCCCCGGCTTCGGCACGCTCGCCGAGGCCATGAGCGGCTTCGCGGCGATCACCGGCGAACCGGACGGGCCGCCGACCCTGCCGCCGTTCGGGCTGGCCGACTCGATCGCGGCGCTGGCGACGGCGTACGCGGTGATGACCGCGCTCACCGGACGGCAGGCCACCGGGCGCGGCCAGGTCGTCGACCTGGCGATCATCGAGCCGATCCTGACGGTCCTCGGCCCGCAGCCGCTCTGGTACGACCAGCTCGGTTACGTCCAGCCGCGTACGGGCAACCGGTCCCGCAACAACGCCCCGCGCAACACCTACCGGACCTCCGACGGCTCCTGGCTCGCGGTCTCCACGTCCGCCCAGTCCATCGCGGAACGCGTGATGCGGCTCGTGGGGCGGCCCGAGCTGGCGGCCGAGCCGTGGTTCGCCACCGGCGGCGGGCGGGCGGAGCACGCGGACGTCCTGGACGACGCGGTCGGCGGCTGGATCGCCCGGCACACCCGGGACGAGGCGATGGCGGCGTTCGAGAAGGCCGAGGCGGCGATCGCGCCGGTCTACGACGTCCGCGACGTCATGGAGGACCCGCAGTACCGGGCGCTGGACACCGTCACCGAGGTGCCCGACCCCGAGCTGGGCACCGTACGGATGCAGAACGTCCTCTTCCGGCTCTCCGAGACCCCCGGGGCGATCCGCTGGACGGGGCGCCCGCACGGCGCCGACACCGACGAGGTCCTCGCCGGCCTCGGCCTGTCGGCGGGGGAGATCGCGGCGCTGCGGTCGGAGGGGGCGCTGTGA